TGCATATACAGAAAAGGAATTAAGAGTACTTGTTGAAGTTATTGAAGATAAAGAAATATTTGTTCTAACCGATGAGATTTATGAAAAGTTAGTTTATGATGATTTTAAGTTTGTAAGTTTTGCTTCTTTAAGTGAAAAGATAAAAGAAAAAACCATAGTTATAAACGGGGTTTCAAAAGCCTATTCTATGACCGGATGGAGAATTGGTTATGCTGCTGGTCCTAAAGAAATAATTGAAGGATGCGGAAAAATACAAAGCCACAGCACTTCCGGCGCTTCATCAATTTCTCAATATGCAAGCACAGCTGCATTGCTTGGCACTTATAAAGAAACTGATAAGATGGTTAAGGAATTCAAGAAACGTAGAGATTATGTTCTTAGCCGGTTGCATCAAATACCAAATGTTTCCTGCCATACACCAGAAGGAGCATTTTATGTTTTTCCAAATATCTCTGCTTATTTTGGAATGGAATACAAGGATACTTATATAAGAAATTCTTACGGACTTGCATACTTTATTTTGAAAGAAGCAAATGTTGCAGTTGTACCTGGTGAAGCTTTTGGAGCCGATAATTACATAAGGATTTCATATTCTACTTCAATTGAAAATTTGGTTAAAGGTATGGATAGAATTTCTGAAGCATTAAGTAAATTAGAAAAACCAGCAAGACATAAAGTATTTGAACTTAGTAATACAACCACACATATAAAAAATCCTATTGAATTAGAATCTTCCATTTCAGTGGAAAGCAGAAATGTTCTTGTTAATGAAGCCGAAGTTCATTTGAAATATGATAATTATTTTGAATGGAATGCAAACATTAACAATGTGGTTGTGCAGCTTCGTACAAATGTTCCTCATCTTTACGATTTTTGGATAGAAAACTGGTACCCCGCACAACTAAAACCTGAAGTAAAACCTGATGGAATTATTTACGCTGTTTATGGAGTAATTGGCAGAGAGCCACATGCATTCTATAATTCAGAAACAAATACCGGAATTCTTTTTAACACTGATAATTATGGATCGTTAAGGAGCCTGGCATTTGGACTTGTGGCAGATATTGCAGCAAAACTTTTTAATAGAAATTCTATCCGTGGAATGTCTGCGGATTATGTTGGCTCCGGCTTTGTTCTAATCGGACCAAAAGGAACTAAGAAAACGGAAATATTTTATGGGTTGCTAAAAAATGAAAACGTTGCGCTTCATTCAAGCGACCTATTCTTTATAAATAATGAAAGCGAAAAATTGGTTGCAGAAAATCCTGAAAGAAAAATTTATGTTCCAACTTATACAGCTTCGGTTCTACCATTGCTTTCTAATTTATTCGATCTTAGCAAGTGTGAAAATGTAATTTCTAAAAATTCCGAATGCGAAACGCGCGAATGCCAGCTTACAGAAGAATGTGGAATGGACAGGGGGAATCCTTATTGCTTTAAGGCATCTCGGGAATCTTATGCAATGTTAGATCCATACTGGATTGGCGGGATGTTTAAGCATCTGAAGAAAATAAATATTGATTACATTTTTATAATGAAGAACGATCATAAAGCGATACAGATTGAACAACTAACACCTTCAACGGCTGTTCAATTTTTAGTTTCAGGATTTACAACCAGTAGTTTGACCCCACACCAGAACAAATCACTTCCATTTTATAATGTACATTTTATAATGAATACACCAGAAAAAATAGAAGAACAGAAAAGAATTTATGAGAATATTTTTTCTAAAGCTAAATGTTTTGCACTGAACTGTGAGAAGGGAAGTGTTGAGGAAATTCAGAATTTAATTTTGGAAACGATTAAAAATTAATTGGATCTAATTTGGAGAAATATATAATCGCAGTGCTTTAAAAATCTTTTCAACTGGCATTGTTTTACCAGTCCATAATTCAAATGATTTTGCACCTTGGTTAACGAACATCGTTAAACCATCAACCGGAGTTGCGCCGGCAGCCTCTGCAAGCATTAATAATTTTGTTTTAAGTGGTGTATAAACCATATCAAAAACAATTTGCCCTTTATTAAACGATTCAAAATTACTTATAACAGAATCATTAACATTCGGATTCATTCCAACTGAAGTAGAATTTATTATCAACTGGGAATTTTTTAATACGTCATCAACAGGAATTTTGAATAAGCCAAAAGTTTTAATGTACTTATAAAGCATTTTAGTGCTAAAAAAATCTTTTAATTGTTCAGCTCTTTCTTCATTCCTATTTATCAAATTAATTTTAGATGGTTTGAAGTTTCTGATTAAAGCGTAAACAGCACTTCTTGCCGCGCCACCGCTGCCAAGTATACTTATTTCTCCATTTGTAATTTTATCTTTTAATGGAAGAAGAGTTTCCATTATTCCATGTACATCTGTGTTGTACGCTGTAAGGTTTCCGCTTTCGTTTACTATTGTGTTTGCAGCGCCAATTACGCCTACTTCTTCAGAATAATTCTTTACCAGGGGAATTATACTTTCCTTATGTGGCAGAGTGATATTCATGCCTTTAATTCCAAGTGCAACCATTCCTCTAATTGCAGTTTTTAAGTTGATTGGAGGAACATCAAAAGGAAGATAAATGTAATTTAGATTGAGCAATTCAAAAGCAATGTTATGCATAAATGGGGAAAATGAATGCTTTACTGGATGCCCAATTATGCCAGTAATTTGTGTGTCAATATTAAATTTGTCGTGTATATTCATAAAGGAAAATGTTGTTTCTAAATTTCGTCTAATAATTTTTTAAACAGCTTTGAAGTTTTGATTTCTGGATATTCTCTCGCAAACTCGTTCTTAATATTTGGATCGAGCATAAACGCGGTTTTTAAACAAGAAATTGCTTCATTAGTTTGAAGAAGAATAAAACAAACTTTTGCTTTACCGTAATGGGAATTTGCATCCGATGGATTTAATTTTATGCAAGTGCTGAATGCTTCTTTGCTCTCTAACCAGGAACTCAGTTCTAATTGTGTTTCAGCAAGCTTGTACCATATTTCAAAATTTGCCGGTTCAATTTCCACAGCTTTCTTATACGATTCCACTGATTCTTTCATATTGCCAAGCGCATATTCCAGATCGGCTTTAGCGTAATATGCTTCTGCTGAATCTTTGGTAAGTGATATTGCTTTGTTAAAATCCTTTAAGGCTAATTGATATTTACCAACAGCATCATAACAATAACCACGTGCAAGAAAGGCTTCGTAATACTCATCTTCCAGTTTGATAGCTGTGCTGTAATTTTTTATTGCATTAATCAGATCATCCAAGTCTTCATAAACCTGCCCGATGTTAAAATATATTGCTTCATCATTCTGGTCTAAATCAATAGCGCACTTAAAAGCTGCAAGAGCCTGATCTAATTTACCAAGATTTGCGAGTGCAATTCCTTTGTTAAATAATGCATTGGCAAAATCATCTTTAATGGCAAGTGAAAGATCGAAACTATTAATTGCCTTTTCAAATTTTCCATCGCGGATTAAAACTATTCCCCGGTTATACCATCCGGATGCGCTGTACGGTTCTATTTCAAGATATTTATCGTATGCAATAATTGCTCTTTCAAAGTCATCTAAATTCTCATAACAATACCCAAGTTCATAATACGCTTCGCTAAACTGATTATCAATTTCGGCTGCTTTTGTTAAAAACTTAATTGCCTCTTCATATTCTGCATCCCTTTCGTGGATTGCTCCAAGATTAAAATAAACCTCTTCGTTCTGCGGATCTATATCCAAAGCAGTTTTTAAAGTATTTATTGCATCTTCAATAAGGTCTAAATTATCTTCTGCGTGGGCTTTGCTCAATAATGTTTCTACATCATAGGGATTTAATGAAAGAGCTGTATTGAAACATTTATATGCTTCTTCAAATTTAAGCAGGTTGTTGTAGAAACTTCCTTTCAACTGCCAGAGATCGGAATTGTAAGGAGAAACCTCTAAAAGTGTAATTGTAAAAAACAATCCATCCTGGTTAAAATCGCTTTCCATACATTGATGAATAAGATCTTCAATACTATCCAGGTTAGAATATACTTCTCCCCTGGAGATAATTTTCTTATACTCTTCAATCTTTGCTTTTAATTGTTTTTCTTCAGGAAGAAAATCCTCATCTCCGAAATAATCTTCGGGATAATCCATTAATGTCTCCAATAATTTCTAATTTGAATGTATTACTCAATTGAAAGAAAATCAAGTTTAATTTTTTTATGTAGCGGTCAGTTATCAATTATATTACTTCGATCCAAGCAATTAAGAATCGGGGAATCGGGGAATCGGGGAACCGGCGATTACCGTTTCCCCGATTCTCCCAATCACCGATTCTGTTTTTTTACCTTCTTAATTAAGACACAAGACCT
The Ignavibacteriales bacterium DNA segment above includes these coding regions:
- a CDS encoding pyridoxal phosphate-dependent aminotransferase, which gives rise to MIADRINNIGVSPTMKIAARAKMMLAEGIDIVDLSVGEPDFPTPDNIKEAAKKAIDINYTKYTLNSGSVELRKAIATKLKNDNNLNYDISEIIVSNGAKQAIYNAILSIVDEGDEVIIPAPYYVSYPEMVNLAKGVPIFVDTKEENGFKLTPEELNNAISANTKVFILCNPSNPTGAAYTEKELRVLVEVIEDKEIFVLTDEIYEKLVYDDFKFVSFASLSEKIKEKTIVINGVSKAYSMTGWRIGYAAGPKEIIEGCGKIQSHSTSGASSISQYASTAALLGTYKETDKMVKEFKKRRDYVLSRLHQIPNVSCHTPEGAFYVFPNISAYFGMEYKDTYIRNSYGLAYFILKEANVAVVPGEAFGADNYIRISYSTSIENLVKGMDRISEALSKLEKPARHKVFELSNTTTHIKNPIELESSISVESRNVLVNEAEVHLKYDNYFEWNANINNVVVQLRTNVPHLYDFWIENWYPAQLKPEVKPDGIIYAVYGVIGREPHAFYNSETNTGILFNTDNYGSLRSLAFGLVADIAAKLFNRNSIRGMSADYVGSGFVLIGPKGTKKTEIFYGLLKNENVALHSSDLFFINNESEKLVAENPERKIYVPTYTASVLPLLSNLFDLSKCENVISKNSECETRECQLTEECGMDRGNPYCFKASRESYAMLDPYWIGGMFKHLKKINIDYIFIMKNDHKAIQIEQLTPSTAVQFLVSGFTTSSLTPHQNKSLPFYNVHFIMNTPEKIEEQKRIYENIFSKAKCFALNCEKGSVEEIQNLILETIKN
- a CDS encoding shikimate dehydrogenase, whose amino-acid sequence is MNIHDKFNIDTQITGIIGHPVKHSFSPFMHNIAFELLNLNYIYLPFDVPPINLKTAIRGMVALGIKGMNITLPHKESIIPLVKNYSEEVGVIGAANTIVNESGNLTAYNTDVHGIMETLLPLKDKITNGEISILGSGGAARSAVYALIRNFKPSKINLINRNEERAEQLKDFFSTKMLYKYIKTFGLFKIPVDDVLKNSQLIINSTSVGMNPNVNDSVISNFESFNKGQIVFDMVYTPLKTKLLMLAEAAGATPVDGLTMFVNQGAKSFELWTGKTMPVEKIFKALRLYISPN
- a CDS encoding tetratricopeptide repeat protein, with translation MDYPEDYFGDEDFLPEEKQLKAKIEEYKKIISRGEVYSNLDSIEDLIHQCMESDFNQDGLFFTITLLEVSPYNSDLWQLKGSFYNNLLKFEEAYKCFNTALSLNPYDVETLLSKAHAEDNLDLIEDAINTLKTALDIDPQNEEVYFNLGAIHERDAEYEEAIKFLTKAAEIDNQFSEAYYELGYCYENLDDFERAIIAYDKYLEIEPYSASGWYNRGIVLIRDGKFEKAINSFDLSLAIKDDFANALFNKGIALANLGKLDQALAAFKCAIDLDQNDEAIYFNIGQVYEDLDDLINAIKNYSTAIKLEDEYYEAFLARGYCYDAVGKYQLALKDFNKAISLTKDSAEAYYAKADLEYALGNMKESVESYKKAVEIEPANFEIWYKLAETQLELSSWLESKEAFSTCIKLNPSDANSHYGKAKVCFILLQTNEAISCLKTAFMLDPNIKNEFAREYPEIKTSKLFKKLLDEI